The following is a genomic window from Rutidosis leptorrhynchoides isolate AG116_Rl617_1_P2 chromosome 8, CSIRO_AGI_Rlap_v1, whole genome shotgun sequence.
gctttacagtgttgtactgcataacactgtaaaacatgtttagttgtgtatgtgtaaaaattgGTTGTATTTGACAGTTATGTTACTATTGACAATTATGTTGCTCAAATATCGAAACTGTTAAAAGTATGTTATGATCATCAAAAAGAAAACAGAAAATTACTCATGAATCAAGTGAACATTTTCATAAGTTATCGTGAAAGTTTGTAACTTGATACATTCTCAGAATCTACATTTTAGACCAATATATATAAGTACTTGGTAGATCAAGTATTGTAGCATACACCCAAAAAATAATTGTAGCATGCACAAATAACTTTGCATAACAAGTAACTTTTTCCTATTCAGGTTACCTAAGTGGATTATTTTTACTCAGACGTACGCATTTTAACTAAATTATCCTATAATCGCTTCCTGACTCTATTTACTGGTCAACTCAAGACCCAAACTGTTAGACTATTGTATGTATGATTGAGAGTGGCTTTTGATGTAATGTAAGGGTAAAGTGAGATATTCATTGATTGGTGACATGGTGTTTAAAGGGTGACAAAAGCAGCATATACATGGTTCCTGCAGATTCGCTTTGTTGATTCTCCACTTAATTCCttattctatattattattattgcttatGCTTATGTTTATTACtattgttaattattaattatttaaataatattatatccgTCTCAAATTAATAGTCATGTTTTCACttttaaaaatttgcatttcttAAATTTGACTCTAAATAATTCTTTagtgttatataatatttaaagtcaaagttaagAAATTAAGTTAAGAAATTAGTGAAAAGGTAACATACAACAACACATCAAATCCTATACAAAAACTTAATTAAACAAGAGTTTCCGATACCGTACAAACAAAGATCAAAACTTGACATAAAATTCTCATTAACAAAGTTAGGAAGCCTTCTAAGAACAGAGATTTTTGCTTGGATTTCAGTTCAAAAACTCATCAATGATCCAGTCAATATCGCCCCATTCATGTTCTGCACCATCTTCATGTACTTGTACAATGTGTATAAAGTCTGGTAAATTTCCCCAGGCTACAGGAAGTAGACTAGTACTAAGCGAACCATTTTGTCCATTGCAAACACTTTGCATTTTATCTTCAAATTCCTTGGCGTCGTATTTAAGAGTTACATTATTTGATTGTTCAGAAAACTCGACACAAAACGCAGGTGACAGTTGGCGTCCTATTGCCTGAACATGAGCCACACTGCATAATAACCAATAACAGTTGGTCATAATATTCGCTCATAATATATTAAGACTCGGATCCAAGATTATTGTCCCGTATGACTTTCAAAGTCCATCTTTTTAAATTTCGACTTTAAAATATTTTTGTTTATGGTATActaaaatatttcataaaattatatGAATGGATTCGGTTTTAAAAAGTGTTTTCATTGGTTGAactttcattaaatattatataacacaaataaaaatattaaagtcaAGGTTATACAAGAAAGACTTAAGAAGTCAAAGCAAGACAATAATTTAGGGAcgaagggatatatatatatatatatcttatatgagTACCATATATAATATTTATCATCGTCTTCTTGTTTCTGAACCCGACCCAACAGTTCAACTTGCAAATAACCACCGATGCAAACAACAGGCTCCGGCAACTCGAACCTTTGTAATCGATTCTCCTGTTGATAAAGTATTTGTTATTGAATAGTTTCTTATTACATACAAGAACACCAGAAATCACGAGGTGTTAGAGGTGGCAAGATGGGCAAATCAGGTTTGTTAagtaacgggtcaaaatgggtctCTGTTACCATATTTCATAACTAAAAGATGGCCTCACCTGAGCAACAGGAAACATTTTTGACGTGTAGGTCCAGATAAACTTGTCATCTGCACATTCTTGTACCTCAATGAAGTCACGATCTATCTCATTCCAACATTTCGGATGACCCATTCGAAATCGAACAAATTTGGATGAATATATTGGAAAATGCAAGTGAAACATAGCTGTGTACACAATCATCACCATTCAATGAGTTAAAAGGTGCTACAAgttgataaaaattattaaaaaaaattaaaatacgaTAGAAAAAGAAAACCAAACCTTGAAACGGGTGCAAGTGGATTTCGGTTATAATACAAAAAGAAGCCGTCAAGTTATAAATCAACGTCTCGGGTGTGTCCGGATTATCACTTCCTTTACTTGACCAATAAGAGTACCGATGTAGAACTCTGTCTCGCGGGTCAAGAGTATTCATAACGCTTTCTTGTGGGTAGTTGTCGGTGCTCGAGGCACTTACGGGATCGGCAATGCAATACGTTTGCGGGAACGACGTTAGTGCTCGAAAAAGGGAAACATATGCAAGGTGGTCTCTCTTAACCGCTACACGCTCAATAGTATTAGTTGCTTGATCATCGCCAGCTGGCATGATGTTGTGATTCGGTTCGATTATACGAGTAATGCAAGAGAGCTGAGGAAATCTTTTAATGCATAGCTTCTTACTAAGTCCATTAGAGATCACTGCAACCAACTCAAAATTTCCATAAGTTCATATGTAGTTCTTAAGCATTGTAAAGTGGGACCACTTATTATAAATTCATGCTTTAAACAGATATTCAAACATTAAATTTTACTAATTAGCAAGGTTGCAAAAATATTTACTCGGAGAGTACTACATCAGGGCTTTTTAAGGAGTACTCGGAAACTCGggaagtactcggatgttgaccaagttttacTTTGACCGAGATTTGACCAATTTTCGAGATTTGACCGAGATTGACCTATAAAAACCAGTCACTACTGCCACTGGATGTAGATTTTCAAGTGTAGGTTAGTTATTATTTATGACACTCACCGATATTTTGCCACAGCCGAGATACAGCAGATGCGCGGATGAGATCAGCAAAATCGTCCAGACATGAAAGTATTTTGAGTGCCATGTCAGTATGAAGCCACTGCACGAAATCAAGCTGAGTCTCCATTTTCTGTGAAAAACAGATAGACCAATCAAAGCTAATTATAAACCGACAAATACACAAAACAATAAAATCTCACATATTGTAACAAAACATTTGTGTGATGTAAAATGTGACTGTAAATGCAATTGTCATGGAATCTTGGTCTTTCATTTGTTATCTTCTGCTTATGTATTAAATAAGGGTAAAATTATAGATCATACACGATACAAAAAACAGCAAATGAATAGCACTAACATGATCCTTTGCCCATTTAGGTATGACTATTTAAAAGTCCAAAATTTACACTATCCGCTGGTATCACTAGTTAaaaatccaattttttttttttttttttactaaattgcGTATTTCACTGCCATCCAAATACATCCGCCCCTGATCCATCCTAATACTAATTCTCCACGTATTCCTTAATATTCTACGTTATTAATCTTTGGATAAGTttgatgtgtatgtgtatataggtAATTGTCTATATTATGTTAGCACATTATCATGTATCTTCAATTACTATAGTGCCATATTGGGTCGGAGTACGAGTCATTATATTGTTAGTTTTTAAGTATTTAGTGTTAGCTATAGTTTTAATGGTTTCAATAAAAAGGTTAGCTAGTTTGAAAGGGTAATAGGGTTCGAATTCCATGTTGCACGTGGGTGAGTGAAAATGTGACGTGAGGTGAGTGTGTAACGGTTCTTTAGGTTGAAATGGTTAGTGGGTTAAGTGCCAGTTTCCAGTATTTAAGGAGTGAACGTATTGTAATCAATTAAATGCTCTTTCCGTCCGGACAGAGTTTATATCGCTATTCTTCTATATTCGCTCGGGCTCCCCTCCGGTTCGCACTCCCTCTCCCCGATTTTAGTTATATAGAGTTACTACACTAGCATATCTTAATATCAGCTTTCAGATTATCTTAAGTGATCAGTGAACCTTTCTACTAAGTAGCTCTAAACACACTCCATGCTAGGAATCTACAGAGGCTATAAGTCGAGAAAGACAACACGGCACTGATTAAATCTTCTAATTTAGGAGGCGCCAAAGGCAAATGTAGTGTGTATGTTTTTCTTTTCTCTATGTTAAATTTATAATTGGGTATATGAGTATAACGTAAACCTGTTCCAACATACTATCATTAACTAATTTCCATACAACTTCATGACTATTTAAGGAGTGAACGTATTGTAATGTGAACACGAATTGCCACCCGATTCCATAACTTTCTAATCGAATAGTAATGTAACTATAGTGACAGTTCTATAATTATCATCAACTAAAATAAGATCTTCAAGCAACGTTCATTAGTACATATATTTCTCAGTTTCCAGTTTTGCACATACCAAAATGTACCGTCTCATTAATTAAACAATCAATCGTATACACGTTATACTCTATCGTTTACTGCTTAGCTAAAATCATTCAGGGATTGTGAATTATTACTCAAATGTTCTCAttgaaataaaataaactaaaaaaaaaaaaaaattaacaaatagTTAGCGTTGTAAAAACTATACATTAACACAAAAATTAACAATCGATCAAATATATAAGCTTCAACTTGTGATTTGATATGAATCGTAAGCACTATAGTGTCTAATACGTGCATATTTAGCAACGATTAAAGCAATAGAAATTAGCATAGGAATCGATTGGATCTAAGGCGATAAAAATGAGATTACAGAAGAAAAATCGAGATATAGACATTATGAACAAAGTAAACATTAATTGGAATGTAAAAGAAAATGTGAACCTGTTGCGTTGAAGGGGAAGGAATCGGTAGAAACGAAACCCTAATTTTGGGTAAATTGTACGGAAGTGAGTGGCTGAGGAAATGGGCGTTTACGAGAGGGGGAGGTGGAGGTCTAGAAAAATCTGGTGTATTTTTTTTGGTTTGATAGTTTATTGATTGATGTACACGACTACACGAGTTTTAGTATCTAAAAAACATTCATATGTCTTCTTACACAATTTTTAATTGTGAGCCTGAGATCGTAATGACGTAATGGCTTAAAATTGTTTGTTAGAGGTTGGTATTTTCGTGGTGTCAATATTAcatataaggatttttttttttttaatcttgaaATTCACTCGAGATCGTTTTTCGCACATCGTGTTGCGAGTTAAAGGGTATAGGGTTTTTATCGGTCATGCTCTCAAATTGGTCCTGATTTCCTTCAAAAGATAATCGCGTAAGTGGTTTAGTCTCCATGATTAATTCCGAActgctattaaaaaaaaaaaaaaaaaaaaacccaagagATGAGTGGTTTATTTACTCTGCATTCTCGAATTTCTTTTGTGGGCGAAAAATGAATTTAGTGAATTACATTATAAAACACTCTAGACTATTACCTTATAATACTTTGGTAAACGGATTCTTGTCGTGTGCTTTCCAAATTGTTTCAAAACGacaatataaaaaataaatacattCTTACCCCCTCCAACTTAAACAACATACAATTCATCCCTCAAAATAGGGGTCcaaaatataaatttaatactttgCTAAAAAAACTTAAACAAACTCCACTCAAATTTTTAACCGTCCGTATCTTCCAGCTCGCTGCGAGTTAGATTTCTCTGacgtcaccgttcaactcgaaataattttatgaacacaacgcaactaactatacgcggAGCGGACGTTTTAAAAAAAATGCTAAATAGGATAAATCTTTAACGGACCGTATATTCCCGCTCGCCGCAAGTTAAATCTCTCCGacgtcaccgttcaactcgaaataattttacgaatacaacgcaactaactatacgcaaaacggacatgtTCTAAAATACGCTAAATATTTCGGCTATcgttcatacatatatatacacgtataataaacaactCAAACTAACTATATCATATCGATGGTTCCGTCCCCCCTTTTTAAACGATTTTTTCGGTGTTAAAAACGCACATaccattaggtatactaggtactaaccacGTGTATCCAAACACACCCGTAGCAACGCATTTTTAATTCTGTAAACATatgacgctacgttaaatatgaatatgtaaCTCGAAAggtcccgccgcatcgcgcgggctaaTCCTGCTAGTTATTAGTCAAAGGTAAATTGTGCACATTATACATTTTgatgaaaaattgagtttttgattGTGACTGTATTTGACATTCATTAACCCAAAAGATCAAAATTTTGTGTTAGATATTTGTatggtgatgtggtaaaatctgattgaaaTTGAGGGAGAAAAAATAAATTAATGacaagaatataataataatattaattaattcatGATTAGTTGGTTAAATTTGTGACCCTTCTGTGACATTTAGTCACATATGTGACTGATGCTTGtgacatgtaacaacccaacccgttaaccaaccaaaatcgcggaataaaaaaaaatttgaacaggGCTGTCCAGATGGGGTGTGCGGCGCGCAACCCCACCTGTGCgcagcgcgcacagggcctggcagcccgctgtccactttttccattttccgtaaaaagatctcccacttccctacatttttagacgaaacgcttttcacaacatgttctaatatgaaaaactcatacgattcaatcataaaatgTGTTTTACAAAACggagcccacatcgaccgttttacgagtttcgttcaaaacataaaagttcgaccataagaatttaaattccaaacgacactatgagcatagtgtttaggggttaaactacccaattctcggtcaaactccaaaagctataacatccaaaagcgtcccctacaacccaagcgggatctctaatccatacgaatgcccttactcttgtctccgccggagcctataaaaagataaacaacgagagggtaagcaaagcttagtgagtgcaacaattatacatacacatatataacccatctatttgcattcgcacccaccaaatacctcatacgagaatataattcaaatagcatgccgtcttactcataatgc
Proteins encoded in this region:
- the LOC139862846 gene encoding F-box protein At4g00755-like, which gives rise to METQLDFVQWLHTDMALKILSCLDDFADLIRASAVSRLWQNIVISNGLSKKLCIKRFPQLSCITRIIEPNHNIMPAGDDQATNTIERVAVKRDHLAYVSLFRALTSFPQTYCIADPVSASSTDNYPQESVMNTLDPRDRVLHRYSYWSSKGSDNPDTPETLIYNLTASFCIITEIHLHPFQAMFHLHFPIYSSKFVRFRMGHPKCWNEIDRDFIEVQECADDKFIWTYTSKMFPVAQENRLQRFELPEPVVCIGGYLQVELLGRVQKQEDDDKYYICVAHVQAIGRQLSPAFCVEFSEQSNNVTLKYDAKEFEDKMQSVCNGQNGSLSTSLLPVAWGNLPDFIHIVQVHEDGAEHEWGDIDWIIDEFLN